From Geovibrio ferrireducens, one genomic window encodes:
- the prfA gene encoding peptide chain release factor 1, translated as MFDKLEEVVIRYEDLTRKVNDPAAAKDPKAFQKLAKEHSELRGVVEKYEEYKGVKTSIAEAKSILETSNDADLRELAEMEIEEGREKLETLGEELKLLLVKKDPYDDKNIYVEVRAGTGGDEASLFSAALYRMYTRYAENQRWKTEIIDFNETGVGGYKEIVFMVKGKGAYSRLKYESGGHRVQRIPETESGGRIHTSACTVAVLPEAEDVEIDVNPTDIKVDVYRASGAGGQHVNTTDSAVRMTHIPTGIVVTCQDERSQIKNREKALKHLKSKILEIEIRKQADERAESRKLQVGSGDRSERIRTYNYPQNRVTDHRINVTSYSLDRFMEGEMDDILDALFSFDQAERLKEAGL; from the coding sequence ATGTTCGACAAACTGGAAGAAGTAGTCATCAGGTATGAAGATCTTACGCGCAAGGTAAATGACCCTGCGGCGGCGAAGGATCCCAAAGCGTTTCAGAAGCTTGCCAAAGAGCATTCCGAGCTTCGCGGAGTTGTGGAAAAGTATGAGGAGTACAAGGGTGTTAAGACTTCGATAGCTGAGGCTAAGAGCATTCTTGAAACTTCAAATGATGCTGATCTGCGTGAGCTTGCGGAGATGGAGATTGAAGAAGGCAGGGAAAAACTGGAAACCTTGGGTGAGGAGCTTAAGCTTCTTCTCGTTAAGAAAGATCCTTACGATGATAAAAACATATATGTGGAAGTCCGTGCCGGAACGGGCGGGGATGAGGCTTCGCTTTTCTCTGCTGCGCTTTACAGGATGTACACCCGCTATGCGGAAAACCAGCGCTGGAAGACCGAAATAATCGATTTCAATGAGACAGGCGTGGGCGGTTACAAGGAGATAGTCTTCATGGTGAAGGGTAAGGGCGCTTACAGCCGCCTGAAGTATGAATCCGGCGGTCACAGGGTTCAGCGTATCCCCGAAACCGAGTCCGGCGGACGCATACACACATCAGCGTGCACTGTGGCGGTTCTGCCTGAGGCGGAGGATGTGGAGATAGATGTGAACCCGACAGACATCAAGGTGGATGTGTACCGTGCCAGCGGTGCAGGCGGGCAGCACGTAAACACCACTGACTCAGCCGTGCGTATGACCCATATCCCCACAGGGATTGTGGTCACCTGTCAGGATGAGAGAAGCCAGATAAAAAACCGTGAGAAGGCGCTTAAGCACCTTAAATCAAAGATACTTGAGATAGAGATCCGCAAACAGGCTGACGAGCGCGCCGAAAGCAGAAAGCTTCAGGTGGGCTCCGGCGACAGAAGCGAAAGGATCAGAACATACAACTACCCTCAGAACAGGGTGACAGACCACCGCATCAACGTAACCTCATACAGCCTCGACCGTTTCATGGAAGGCGAAATGGACGACATTTTGGATGCTCTGTTCTCCTTTGATCAGGCAGAGAGATTAAAGGAAGCCGGATTATAA
- a CDS encoding DUF1385 domain-containing protein: protein MAKFDVGGQAVIEGVMMRAPSRFVIAVRKPDDNIIIKKQDVSLDRNKWLKKPVLRGLIALYDALVLGIKALNFSAYHSTGEGEEQVSKVGMFFSMAGGLGLGLLLFVYLPLLLTDLSKHILPAVETSSLLYNAIDGVIRVIFFVLYVWIISFFKDIQRVFQYHGAEHKVIYTFEAGQELTVENARKMGRLHPRCGTSFIIIVMAVCILSFSLIPNDSHFLIKLGARVVFIPLIAGISYEILKFSGRHCGNPLLKIFITPGLWVQKITTREPDDKQLEIAIISLKAALDQELPEGIEVV from the coding sequence ATGGCAAAATTTGACGTAGGCGGACAGGCGGTTATTGAGGGTGTAATGATGCGCGCGCCCAGCAGATTCGTAATCGCAGTAAGAAAACCGGACGATAACATAATAATCAAAAAACAGGACGTGAGTCTGGACAGGAATAAATGGCTGAAAAAGCCTGTGCTCAGAGGACTTATTGCCCTCTATGACGCTCTTGTTCTCGGCATAAAGGCGCTTAATTTCAGCGCATACCACTCCACAGGCGAAGGAGAGGAGCAGGTAAGCAAAGTCGGCATGTTTTTCAGCATGGCGGGCGGACTGGGTCTCGGTCTGCTGCTGTTTGTATATCTGCCTCTGCTGCTTACGGATCTCTCCAAACATATACTGCCCGCTGTTGAAACCTCATCCCTGCTGTACAACGCGATCGACGGCGTTATCAGGGTGATTTTCTTTGTGCTGTATGTGTGGATAATATCCTTTTTTAAGGATATTCAGCGTGTTTTTCAATACCACGGCGCTGAGCATAAGGTTATCTACACCTTTGAGGCCGGGCAGGAACTTACGGTGGAAAACGCACGTAAAATGGGCAGACTCCACCCCAGATGCGGAACAAGCTTCATAATAATAGTTATGGCGGTGTGCATACTCTCGTTCTCACTCATACCGAACGATTCGCACTTTTTAATCAAACTCGGCGCAAGGGTCGTGTTCATCCCGCTTATTGCAGGCATATCTTACGAAATACTGAAATTCAGCGGCCGCCACTGCGGAAACCCGCTGCTTAAAATATTCATCACCCCCGGCCTCTGGGTGCAGAAAATAACCACCAGAGAACCCGACGACAAACAACTCGAAATAGCGATCATCTCCCTGAAAGCAGCCTTGGATCAGGAACTTCCGGAAGGGATAGAGGTAGTGTAA
- the thyX gene encoding FAD-dependent thymidylate synthase → MNVRLLNCTAEGELTAAMAAKLCYSDAGIDDLFEKVSSTEQTKFIEKIVSIGHHSVLEHVSFTFGIEGVSRALTHQLVRHRIASYSQKSQRYVKHGGGFEYIIPETVAADSEAKQEFERIMGEVAKAYDLLASKGVPAEDARYVLPNACETKIIVTMNARELIHFFRIRCCNRAQWEIRKMAELMLVECMKIAPSIFKDSGPGCVSGACPEGAFTCGKAKEVREKYRTLLSEKER, encoded by the coding sequence ATAAACGTCCGCCTGCTGAACTGCACCGCAGAAGGTGAACTTACGGCAGCTATGGCTGCCAAGCTCTGCTATTCCGATGCAGGTATTGATGATCTCTTTGAAAAAGTCTCCTCCACCGAGCAGACAAAATTCATAGAGAAAATCGTTTCCATCGGTCACCATTCCGTTCTTGAGCATGTCTCATTCACTTTCGGCATTGAAGGTGTATCCAGAGCGCTCACCCATCAGCTTGTCAGACATCGCATAGCAAGCTACTCCCAGAAATCACAGAGATACGTTAAGCACGGCGGCGGGTTTGAATATATTATTCCCGAAACCGTTGCGGCTGATTCTGAGGCAAAGCAGGAATTTGAACGCATAATGGGAGAGGTGGCAAAGGCTTATGACCTCCTCGCCTCAAAAGGTGTTCCCGCTGAGGACGCGCGCTATGTTCTCCCGAATGCCTGTGAAACCAAAATCATAGTCACTATGAATGCCCGTGAACTCATCCACTTTTTCCGCATACGCTGCTGCAACAGGGCGCAGTGGGAAATAAGGAAAATGGCCGAACTTATGCTTGTCGAATGTATGAAAATTGCTCCGTCCATATTTAAGGACTCAGGCCCCGGCTGTGTTTCAGGCGCATGCCCTGAGGGGGCTTTCACCTGCGGCAAGGCAAAAGAAGTCAGAGAAAAATACAGAACCCTCCTTTCAGAAAAAGAGCGCTAG
- the rpmE gene encoding 50S ribosomal protein L31 — protein sequence MKKGIHPDYKEVSFRCACGNEIKTKSTVNPAKAAVAICSECHPFFTGKQKFLDTAGRVEKFMKKYGKAQG from the coding sequence ATGAAAAAAGGTATCCACCCTGATTACAAAGAAGTGTCTTTCAGATGCGCATGCGGTAACGAGATTAAAACAAAATCCACAGTTAACCCTGCTAAAGCAGCCGTTGCTATCTGCTCTGAGTGCCACCCCTTCTTCACCGGCAAACAGAAATTCCTCGACACGGCAGGCCGCGTTGAGAAATTCATGAAGAAATACGGTAAAGCACAGGGTTAA